A region of Candidatus Desulfatibia profunda DNA encodes the following proteins:
- a CDS encoding hydrogenase iron-sulfur subunit, which produces MNDYEPKIIALVCNWCTYTAADLAGTSRLSYPAHIRMIRMMCTGMIDAKYILKAFLDGADGVFIGGCHPGDCHYINGNLKARKRISGTGRILEQFGFEPERLRLRWIGASEGPEFQQNMTEFVETIKVLGPSQVQNRMIL; this is translated from the coding sequence ATGAACGACTATGAGCCCAAAATCATTGCGCTGGTATGCAACTGGTGTACCTATACTGCCGCTGATCTGGCAGGAACATCCCGGCTTTCATACCCGGCCCATATTCGGATGATCCGCATGATGTGCACCGGAATGATCGATGCCAAATACATCCTCAAGGCGTTTCTGGACGGCGCCGACGGTGTTTTCATCGGCGGCTGCCATCCGGGCGACTGTCATTATATCAACGGAAATCTAAAGGCCAGAAAGCGGATTTCCGGTACGGGAAGGATCCTGGAACAATTCGGATTTGAACCGGAGCGTTTGCGACTGCGGTGGATCGGTGCCAGTGAGGGACCGGAATTTCAACAGAACATGACGGAATTCGTCGAAACCATCAAGGTTCTGGGGCCCAGCCAGGTACAAAACCGAATGATTCTTTAA
- a CDS encoding 4Fe-4S dicluster domain-containing protein: MPTYAICETEQDPIAAVRTVLESILVHKLADAVLVAARTPYSALPMPTLFTRPEKMNAVDPLAPVAPFNAARQAAAVTKHPPGKRVALVLRPCEHRALIELVKLKQCSLEDVILIGVECLGRLENKVYLEHASKISDFTTAFYKNPELRDKITRACRICEHFRPQGVDLTISLLGAPAGSAGFIGETETGKKFIDQLGLKISDPPAERETTAGALLEQRVAARDILFQETIPKINTIDKFQELIATCLNCYNCRTACPVCYCKECVFLTDVFMHRSENLIRRALKRGAVKMPADTTMFHLTRLVHMSHACVGCGHCSSVCPSDIPVADIFRTVAAQTQALFDYEPGRDVSEPIPYLVFEEHTRGL; this comes from the coding sequence ATGCCCACGTATGCGATTTGCGAAACAGAACAGGATCCGATTGCGGCCGTAAGGACGGTACTTGAAAGCATCCTTGTCCATAAGCTGGCGGATGCCGTTCTGGTGGCGGCCCGGACACCTTATTCTGCCTTGCCGATGCCCACCCTGTTCACAAGACCTGAGAAGATGAACGCCGTGGATCCGCTGGCACCGGTGGCCCCGTTTAATGCTGCCCGCCAGGCGGCTGCCGTTACCAAGCATCCCCCTGGAAAGCGGGTGGCCCTTGTTTTACGTCCCTGTGAACATCGGGCCTTGATCGAACTGGTAAAGCTGAAGCAGTGCTCCCTCGAAGATGTGATTTTGATCGGGGTAGAATGTCTCGGACGCCTGGAAAACAAGGTGTATTTAGAACATGCATCTAAAATTTCCGATTTCACAACGGCATTTTACAAAAACCCCGAGCTTCGGGACAAAATAACCCGGGCCTGCCGAATATGCGAACATTTCCGGCCCCAAGGGGTTGACCTGACGATCAGTTTGCTCGGGGCTCCCGCAGGATCGGCAGGATTTATCGGCGAAACCGAAACCGGTAAAAAGTTCATCGACCAGTTGGGGCTGAAGATTTCAGATCCGCCGGCGGAAAGGGAAACAACTGCCGGAGCACTGCTTGAACAGCGGGTGGCGGCCCGGGATATTCTCTTTCAGGAAACCATTCCAAAGATCAACACGATTGATAAATTCCAGGAACTTATCGCCACCTGTCTCAACTGTTACAACTGCCGGACGGCCTGTCCGGTCTGTTATTGTAAAGAATGTGTGTTTTTAACCGATGTGTTTATGCATCGTTCTGAAAATTTAATTCGACGCGCCCTAAAACGGGGGGCCGTTAAAATGCCCGCCGACACAACCATGTTTCACCTGACCCGTCTGGTTCACATGAGCCATGCCTGTGTGGGGTGCGGCCATTGCAGCAGCGTGTGTCCCAGCGACATCCCGGTTGCCGATATCTTCCGGACCGTGGCGGCTCAAACCCAGGCTTTATTCGATTATGAGCCGGGACGCGACGTGTCCGAACCGATTCCATACCTGGTGTTTGAGGAGCATACGAGGGGACTTTAA